The Chryseobacterium sp. JV274 sequence TGAAACCGGAGGACCTAATCATAAAGGAAATTTCTGCTTTGCCCCGATTATTGCAGATACCAAAACAGGAGAGGTGTTCTATACCTATGAATACTATTATATAGGACATGTTTCAAAATATATCAAACCAAATGCCCAGAGAATAGGAAGTTCTTCAAACAGGGCTGCGCTGACGTCTTCTGCCTTTATGAACGAAAACGGACAGCTGGTAACTGTAATTATGAATGATTCAGACAATGATATTGAAACCAATCTATGGATTGAAGGAATGGCTGCCAAACTTAATGCTCCTGCACACTCTATACAGACCGTAATTTTATAATATCATATTAATATTATTTTTGACAGACCCGGCGGCCTCGAAAAGCCTTTTATAGTTGCTCCAAATGAATGGATGAGGTTTCAGGTAGTAAAAAAAGAAAACCCATGAAACAGATTCATGGGTTTTCTTTTATGGTAAACGAAACGTTATCAGTTCGTTATTTTTTCGATGAATTATTATTCAGTATCATATTTACTGATTACCCTCTGAGTAACACCTGAGCTGCTGAAACCCCCATCATGGAAAAGGTTCTGCATCGTTACTTTTTTCGTAAGATCAGAGAATAAAGTTACACAATAGTCTGCACATTCAAGAGCTGTAGCGTTTCCTAGTGGAGACATATCTTCTGCATATCCAAGGAATCCTCCGAAACCTTTCACACCACTACCGGCAGTAGTCATTGTAGGAGACTGAGAAACTGTATTTACACGTACTTTTCTTTCACCCCAATAGTTTCCGAAAGTTCTTGCAATGCTTTCAAGATAAGCTTTGTTATCAGACATATCATTATAATCCGGGAATGTTCTCTGAGCAGCAATGTATGTAAGCGCTAAAATACTTCCCCATTCATTCATGCAGTCTTTTTCCCAGGCTACACGCATTACCTTATGGAAAGAAACAGCGGAAATATCCCAGCCTTTTTCCAACCAGTCGTAGTTCATTTCTGTATAATGTTTTCCTTTTCTTACGTTGATAGACATTCCGATAGAGTGAAGGATAAAGTCGATTTTTCCAAATTTTGCAACAGCGGCATCAAAAAGTTTTTCAAGATCTTCTATAGAAGTAGCATCTGCTGCTATTACTTCAGAACCTGTTTTTTCTGCTAATCCATTAAGTTCCCCCATCCTCAAAGCAATAGGAGCATTGGATAAGATAAATTCAGCACCTTCCTCATGGCATCTTTCAGCAACTTTCCATGCGATAGATTGTTCATTAAGGGCTCCAAAAATAATTCCCTTTTTGCCTTTAAGTAAACCGTATGACATAATTTTTTAATGTTTATTATAATACAAATGTAGCAATAATTGTGGTTATGGCATAATAAAAAATGGAGCCTTATCAATTTAAGACTCCATTTTATTGAAAATATTTATATGACTGAAATACTAATTGGTTTTCTTATTCCATTCTGCCTTTACATCCTCTGCTGCATCTTTGGTTTTTTCCCATGCCTCATCTGCTTTATCCTTGATATCCTCCCAGGCATCAGATACATTAGCTTTTACCCTGTCAAGCCAGTCTTCCTGGCTGGCCTCCTGATCATTGTTTCTCTTCTCATTGATATAATCTTTGGCCTTGTCTGCCAATTCATTGATTTTCCATTTGGTTTTATCCGTTGCATTCTGTAAAGAGTTTTCTACATTATTTACTGCATTTTCCGCTTTGTTGTACTCTGAATTGTTCATAATATTATAAATTTGGTTAGGTATCAGTAATTAAACAATAACCATTCCTAAAACAGGACACCTCTGTTAAACTTTTCATAATCTTTTGTTATATTTTTCTAAATCAGCAGTATCTTTAGTTGATAAAATTTGATAATTATGGAAACAGTACGATGCGGATGGTGCGAAAAAGATGACCTCTACAGAAAGTATCACGATGAAGAGTGGGGAAAACCCGTGTATGATGATGAAACAATATTTGAATTCCTGATTCTTGAAAGCTTTCAGGCCGGCCTGAGCTGGTACACTATCTTATCTAAAAGAGAAAACTTCAGAAACGCTTTTGATCATTTTGATTATAAAAAAGTAGCCGCCTATTCAGAGAAGAAGATCGAAGAATTAATGAACAACTCCGGAATTATCAGAAACAGACTTAAAATTCTGGCAGCAGTTACTAATGCTCAGCGATTTATGGAAATTCAGAAAGAATTCGGGAGTTTTTCCAGCTATATCTGGAGCTTTACAGGCGGAAACCCCATAGATAACCGTCCTGAAAAATTGTCTGATGTTCCTGCTACAACGGAAATTTCCGATCTTATTTCCAAAGAACTTAAAAAAAGAGGGTTCAAATTCGTGGGTTCTACGGTAATTTATGCCCATATGCAGGCTACCGGAATGGTAAATGACCACATAAAAGACTGCTTTACGAGGAAGCAATAGTTGGGTTTTATTTGAAATTTGGTGATTTTTTATTTATCCCGGACATTTTTATGTGATGATCAACGAGTTTTTAAATAATAGATTTTAATTGACCTTTCGGGACCGAATTTCCTTTCGGACATTTTGCCAGCTATTTCTTATAATCAGGTACAAGGGAAAAAAAGCTAAAGGGAGTGGAGTTATTCCATTGAAACCTTTCTTTATGGTAACATAGATACAGGCTGCTATTAATATTCCCATAATAATACAAAAGGTAGTATGAGCCGCAGAACGTTTTTTTTCTTCTTTTGTAAGTTGCTCAATAGAAAGTTCGGAAAGCTTACTGACGTCAGACTGTTTGGTGTTTTTCATGTTCAATGGTTAGTTTTTACTTTCGCTAAAGTAATAAAATAATCATAGCCTGGAACAAAAATATATTCTGGGTTCTATTAAATGATTCTAGTTTCTCATGTCACTTACAAGAATAAATATTTTAAGCAAAAATATTGTGCACAAAATAAATAAACTATCTTTGTTTATAAAAAAACGATGATCCCTTTATCAGAACATTTATGTTTTAAAACCTATGCCGTTTCCCGGTATATTACAGGCTTATATAAGCCTTATCTGGATGAAATTTCATTAACCTATCCTCAATATCTTGTAATGATTGTTTTGTGGGAACATGGTGAAATGAATATCGGAAAGATTGGCGAACACCTTCATCTGGATAATGGAACATTGACTCCACTCCTGAAACGAATGGAAAAAAATGGACTGATCATCCGAACCCGAAGTTCAGAAGATGAAAGAGTAGTACTGATCAACCTTACAGAGAATGGAACAAAGCTCAAAGAAAAAGCAAAACATATTCCTGAAGCTGTTCAGAGCTGTATACATCTGAGTGATGAAGTGAAAACTCAGCTGATGGGTTCTTTAGATGAAATATTATCAATTCAATCTGTATCCGAAATATGAAGAAAATAGGAATTATTGGCTATGGCTGGCTGGGAGAGAGAATAGCGTCTTCCTTATCCGGAAAATATACCATATCTGCAACGACAACAACTGAAAATAAAGCAGAAGATCTGAATAACAAAGGAATGAATGCTGTCGTGGCATCTTTTCCGGACTATCAGTTGACAGAACCTGTTCCTCAATGGGAGGAAGTTAAAAATATAGATATTTTGATTATTACTATTCCGGTTTCTGAAAAAAGTTGCTGTGTAAGTTCTTTATATAATAGAATCCAAAATTTATCAGCATTTATCGGTGATTTTACAGGGCAGATGTTTCTGATGAGCTCCACAGGAGTTTACCCGGATCTTCCCAAAGAGTTTACAGAAGAGGATGTTCCTTTTGAGAATGTATCAGGAGAAAGAATGTTGAGAAACAAATATCCTCAGCTTAGTATTCTGAGATTAGGAGGTCTGATGGGAGATAACAGACTTCTGAAAAACTATAACGTGGGTAATCTTGATCATGCAGTGAATCATATTCATTATGCTGATATCAGTGCTATTATCACACAAATGATTGAAAATAAAGTAGAAGCTAAACTTTATAATGTTACGGCCCCGGTTCATCCGGCAAAAAGTCAGGTGATTAATGTACAGAAAAATATACTTGATGAGGAAGTTTTTGAAATAAAAGGTAAGAAGGTTTTATCTTCAAAACTGATTTCAGAACTGGATTATGTTTTTCAGTATTCTGATCCAAGGACTTTCCATTTGTAATCATTGTATCGATTCCTATCCGTTTTTACCTACGAAACTTCTTTTGACCTCTTTGTCATTCCGTAGGAATCTCGACTTTATTTTTAAAGCTTTGTATTTAGATTCCTGCGGAATGACAAGGTTAGTGGTGAGTTTTATTCATCATGAAAGGAACAAAAATCAACATTACAAATTCAATAGGAACGGGCTTTAGCCCGTTTTTAAAATAAACAAATACCATTGGCTTTAGCCAAAACCTATAAAAAAACTCCGTAAATAGTTTCCGGAGTTTTTTTATGTAAAATAAAAGTAATTACTTAATAATTCTTTCCAATACCCAATCAATAAGGTTTTTCTCTGAAGCATGGTGGTCTGCAGAGAACTCCCCGCGTCTTCTGTTGGCAATAACGTTATTTACGGTAATGGCTTTGTGTCCTAATAGTTTTGAAAGCGCATAGATTGCAGACGTTTCCATCTCGAAATTGGTAATTCCAAGATCGTTCAATGTTTCTAGGAATTGATCATCTACTGCTTTCAGACGAAGCTGTCTTCCCTGTGGCGCATAGAATCCTGGGAAGGTTGCCGTATTTCCGTGGTATTTGGCATCTTTGTAGTAGTCACCCATTTCTTCAGCCCAGTCTGAGAAGTAAAGCATCGGCTTAATTTTTTCGTAAGGGAATTTTTCTAAGAAGTTTTTGGAAAACTCATTTTCAAAGCTATAATCCTGATAGAAATGCATCAGTCCGTCTAATCCTACTACATTTTGGGTAACCAGCATATTGTCAACCTGTACATCAGGGTTTACACTTCCACAAGTTCCCATACGGAATAGTTCAAGAGCTTTATGCTCAGTCTTAAATTCTTTATTTTTAAGATCGATATTCACCAAAGCATCCAGTTCGTTCATTACGATATCGATGTTTTCAGTTCCGATACCGGTAGACATTACAGTAATTCTTTCTCCACGAAGCGTTCCTGTATGCGTATAGAATTCTCTTTTATTTTTTTTGATCTCTACAGTATCAAAATATTTTGAAACTTTTGCCACTCTGTCAGGGTCACCCACAAGGATGATTTTGTCAGCAATATCTTCAGGTAAAAGATTCAGGTGGTATACACTTCCGTCTTCATTCAGAACAAGTTCTGAGGCAGCAAGTTTGTTTAGCATAATATGTATAATTTTGTTTTTTTAATTAATGATAATCGCATCTTTATAAGGAGATGCCATCACTTCATAGATGTCATTATATTCTTCTACAATTCTTTTCTGGCCGTTCATCACTTCGTATACCGTAACAACAGTTTTTTCAATGTTTTTGGGATCTTTTCGCTGTGATGTGATTTCGTAGAAATGATTATCTTTTGTAAGAATGGAAATCAGTTCTTCCTTTGTAGAATTGTTGGAAGTCATCATTCCCGGGAATTCTGTTACGATATCTTTAAGATCAGAATAATTTTTGTAAGGCTTGGTAACACCGTTGGAATACACATACACATTGGGAATGTTTTTATCCTTTTCAAGGCGGACCAGATAATAATCAGAACCTCTTTTCTCTGCGTAGACAGCCATTTCCTGCGGCTTTCCGGACTGTTTTTCAGGCTGCTTTTTTTTCTGTGAAAATGCAGTCAGAGAAAGGAAACTTGCTGCAACAGCAAACCATAGTTTTGTTTTCATAATACTATTTTAGTTTTTTTGATGTGTTGAATTCAATTAAAAAAATCCTCGCCCAATAATCTCCCGCCATTATTTTTACCGGTATTTCGAATAACCGTTTTCTTTAGAATAATGAATTTGATTTCGGGGTTTAAAATTAGTGAAAAATATGATATCAGAAATATAAACATTATTTAATCTGTTATTAAAACTGAGATAACATCAGAGTAATACTTTTGCCGCTAAAAATTCATGAGATCTTATCCACTGCTTGTAATCGTCCTTTTGATAGGATTTGCAGTAATGTCTTTTAATCCTGTTTATAAAGGAAAAGAAAGCGAAAATACATTTGTCAATAAAGGGTTGTCCGACTTCAAAACCAAGCTTGAACAGCTGAAATCAGATGTTGATAAATTCTCAGAAGACCGTATTTCCCTTGAAGAACTGCAGAAATCACTGAGCAGTACCAGAAATTCATTCAAAGAAATAGAATTTTATGTGGCTTATCATTATCCTGAATTTACCAAAACCCATCTGAATGCGGCCCCTTTGTTTCATATTGAAGCTGCAGGAACATCCGCATATACACTTCCTCCGGAAGGATTACAGGTGTTGGATGAATTGATATTTTCAGAGGAAGCAGGAAATGAAAAAGAAAAGATCAAAACAATTACTACCTTTTTATACAACAGCTATTCCGGATTTTATCTAAGTGCTTTAAAAAATGGTTTAAGCAAAGGCAATAACAAGACATTGCCCTTACGAATTGAGCTGATTAGAATCTATTCTCTCGGAGTGACAGGTTTTGATACTCCGGGTTCTTTAAATATTTCCGGGGAAGCAAGCCATGCTTTTTCAGGAATGCAGAAATACATTAATGATAATCCTTATTTTAAAAATTATAATACTCAGAAAGCTAATCAGATTTTAACGGAAGCCATCAGCTACCTTTCAAAAAATACTGATTTTGAAAATTTTGACAGGATTGAATTTTATAAAAAATACATACAGCCTTTATATGAAGAGCTTGGAAAATGGGACGGAAGACCTGATGATCTTAAAGAATTTTCCGGCTGGAATGTAGGAAACAAGAACTTTTTCAGCAGTGATTTTTTAGATCCGTATTTTTATACCTTATTGAAATCCTCAGAAGATAATCCTGAACTCCGCAATCTTGGAAAATCAATTTTCTATGATCAGAATTTAAGTGGCAGCGAGAAAATGAGCTGTGCCACATGCCATCTTCAGGAAAATGCTTTTACAGACCTTAAAGCAAAATCACAAAGCAATGTGAAAGGAAAAACAGTACTGAGAAATTCCCCGTCTTTATATAATGCTGTTTTTGCCAAGAGGTTTTTCTATGACCTTCGTGCTTTTTATCTGGAACAGCAGGCGGAACACGTAATTTATAATGACCAGGAATTCAATACAAGTTATGAAAGCATTATTCAGAAATTAAAAACAAAACCTGAATATAAAAAGGCTTTCCGTGCAGCTTTCAAAGATGGAAAGATCAGTAAAGAGAACTTTTCGAAGGCATTAAGCTCTTATGTAGCTTCATTGTACTCATTTGACAGCGATTTTGATCGTTTTATGAGAAATGAAAAGAATGTTTCTGATGATGTGAAAAAAGGATTCAACCTCTTTATGGGAAAAGCCAATTGTGCGACATGCCATTTTGCCCCTCATTTTTCAGGATTGGTACCGCCGTTTTTTAATGAAAATGAATCTGAGGTTCTGGGAATTACTACGAAGCCCATTAAACAGCTTCCTGTAGAGCTTGATCAGGATTTAGGAAGAGGAAACAGCCCTGTGAAAAAGGAAAAATCATGGATTTATGATTATTCATTCAAAACAGTCACGGTCAGAAATATTGCCCTTACCAAACCTTATTTCCATAACGGAGCTTTCAATACGCTAGAAGAAGTTCTTGACTTTTATAATGAAGGAGGCGGAGAAGGATTA is a genomic window containing:
- a CDS encoding NAD-binding protein, with translation MKKIGIIGYGWLGERIASSLSGKYTISATTTTENKAEDLNNKGMNAVVASFPDYQLTEPVPQWEEVKNIDILIITIPVSEKSCCVSSLYNRIQNLSAFIGDFTGQMFLMSSTGVYPDLPKEFTEEDVPFENVSGERMLRNKYPQLSILRLGGLMGDNRLLKNYNVGNLDHAVNHIHYADISAIITQMIENKVEAKLYNVTAPVHPAKSQVINVQKNILDEEVFEIKGKKVLSSKLISELDYVFQYSDPRTFHL
- a CDS encoding cytochrome-c peroxidase, coding for MRSYPLLVIVLLIGFAVMSFNPVYKGKESENTFVNKGLSDFKTKLEQLKSDVDKFSEDRISLEELQKSLSSTRNSFKEIEFYVAYHYPEFTKTHLNAAPLFHIEAAGTSAYTLPPEGLQVLDELIFSEEAGNEKEKIKTITTFLYNSYSGFYLSALKNGLSKGNNKTLPLRIELIRIYSLGVTGFDTPGSLNISGEASHAFSGMQKYINDNPYFKNYNTQKANQILTEAISYLSKNTDFENFDRIEFYKKYIQPLYEELGKWDGRPDDLKEFSGWNVGNKNFFSSDFLDPYFYTLLKSSEDNPELRNLGKSIFYDQNLSGSEKMSCATCHLQENAFTDLKAKSQSNVKGKTVLRNSPSLYNAVFAKRFFYDLRAFYLEQQAEHVIYNDQEFNTSYESIIQKLKTKPEYKKAFRAAFKDGKISKENFSKALSSYVASLYSFDSDFDRFMRNEKNVSDDVKKGFNLFMGKANCATCHFAPHFSGLVPPFFNENESEVLGITTKPIKQLPVELDQDLGRGNSPVKKEKSWIYDYSFKTVTVRNIALTKPYFHNGAFNTLEEVLDFYNEGGGEGLGLKMKNQTLAPDKLNLTETEIKQIIAFLNALTDVSKAK
- a CDS encoding glycoside hydrolase family 30 beta sandwich domain-containing protein, with translation ETGGPNHKGNFCFAPIIADTKTGEVFYTYEYYYIGHVSKYIKPNAQRIGSSSNRAALTSSAFMNENGQLVTVIMNDSDNDIETNLWIEGMAAKLNAPAHSIQTVIL
- a CDS encoding nucleoside phosphorylase, with the translated sequence MLNKLAASELVLNEDGSVYHLNLLPEDIADKIILVGDPDRVAKVSKYFDTVEIKKNKREFYTHTGTLRGERITVMSTGIGTENIDIVMNELDALVNIDLKNKEFKTEHKALELFRMGTCGSVNPDVQVDNMLVTQNVVGLDGLMHFYQDYSFENEFSKNFLEKFPYEKIKPMLYFSDWAEEMGDYYKDAKYHGNTATFPGFYAPQGRQLRLKAVDDQFLETLNDLGITNFEMETSAIYALSKLLGHKAITVNNVIANRRRGEFSADHHASEKNLIDWVLERIIK
- a CDS encoding DNA-3-methyladenine glycosylase I encodes the protein METVRCGWCEKDDLYRKYHDEEWGKPVYDDETIFEFLILESFQAGLSWYTILSKRENFRNAFDHFDYKKVAAYSEKKIEELMNNSGIIRNRLKILAAVTNAQRFMEIQKEFGSFSSYIWSFTGGNPIDNRPEKLSDVPATTEISDLISKELKKRGFKFVGSTVIYAHMQATGMVNDHIKDCFTRKQ
- a CDS encoding MarR family winged helix-turn-helix transcriptional regulator, which gives rise to MIPLSEHLCFKTYAVSRYITGLYKPYLDEISLTYPQYLVMIVLWEHGEMNIGKIGEHLHLDNGTLTPLLKRMEKNGLIIRTRSSEDERVVLINLTENGTKLKEKAKHIPEAVQSCIHLSDEVKTQLMGSLDEILSIQSVSEI
- a CDS encoding enoyl-ACP reductase gives rise to the protein MSYGLLKGKKGIIFGALNEQSIAWKVAERCHEEGAEFILSNAPIALRMGELNGLAEKTGSEVIAADATSIEDLEKLFDAAVAKFGKIDFILHSIGMSINVRKGKHYTEMNYDWLEKGWDISAVSFHKVMRVAWEKDCMNEWGSILALTYIAAQRTFPDYNDMSDNKAYLESIARTFGNYWGERKVRVNTVSQSPTMTTAGSGVKGFGGFLGYAEDMSPLGNATALECADYCVTLFSDLTKKVTMQNLFHDGGFSSSGVTQRVISKYDTE